A genome region from Choloepus didactylus isolate mChoDid1 chromosome 12, mChoDid1.pri, whole genome shotgun sequence includes the following:
- the LOC119506649 gene encoding 60S ribosomal protein L7-like — MSTKVRKVLQLLRFHQIFNGTFAKLNKASINMLRIVESYIAWGYPNRKSVNELIYKRGYGKINKKQIALTDNSLIARSLGKYGIICMEDLIHETYSVGKRFKEANNFLWPFKLSSPRRVMKKKTTRFVEGGDAGNSEDQINRLIRRMN, encoded by the coding sequence ATGAGCACAAAAGTCCGAAAAGTGTTGCAACTTCTTCGCTTTCACCAAATCTTCAATGGCACCTTTGCTAAGCTCAACAAGGCCTCAATTAACATGCTGAGGATTGTGGAATCATATATTGCATGGGGGTACCCGAACCGGAAGTCAGTGAACGAACTGATCTATAAGCGTGGTTATGGCAAAATCAATAAGAAGCAGATTGCCTTGACAGATAACTCTTTGATTGCACGATCTCTTGGTAAATATGGCATCATCTGCATGGAGGACCTGATCCATGAGACCTATAGTGTTGGGAAACgcttcaaagaagcaaacaacttcCTGTGGCCCTTCAAACTATCTTCTCCCAGAAGGGTGATGAAGAAAAAGACCACCCGTTTTGTAGAAGGGGGAGATGCCGGCAACAGTGAAGACCAGATCAATAGGCTTATTAGAAGGATGAACTAA